From one Geoalkalibacter halelectricus genomic stretch:
- a CDS encoding RDD family protein, with the protein MKCPKCGFNSFDYLESCKKCGNDLKEFKGRYNLRSLLFPYREKVTAAAAGLVAPKPQDADFDYGFMDEESGSAAAAAVGGAAAIDAGAGEEDDVFGIDWNQEDGGAEAKAASGAGSVADGDDGFDLDTDSELEDLLQDDGADFAETSRVEATDDVAFEVAAAGEDALEELNFDADSSAVEDLHAELPDLGEVDFPAGEDVELPALDELDFDDLGGESPDSALAQDETQEDTWGEIDFGEEDEKPRKDKAAKAKEEAPDPFDQPEPAAAVQAPELAETPAEADAGAGVPTNPEAPQLLVSEAAAAPLRASLVARLGAFWLDMFLVTGAFLLFLLSATRLLAPPGGTALLPSLPELAALSLPYYLLFFLVCFGYFTAFHFFLGQTPGKMLFGLRLEGSEEQGLLFSEAFLHSVGGLMSLLVLGAGFFLALRDPEGRGWNDRIAGTRLVAVPLEE; encoded by the coding sequence ATGAAGTGTCCGAAGTGCGGCTTCAACAGCTTTGATTACCTGGAAAGCTGCAAGAAATGCGGCAATGATCTCAAGGAATTCAAGGGACGCTACAATCTGCGCAGCCTGCTGTTTCCCTATCGCGAGAAGGTGACTGCGGCGGCCGCCGGACTGGTCGCGCCCAAGCCTCAGGATGCCGATTTTGATTACGGCTTCATGGATGAGGAGTCGGGGTCTGCCGCGGCAGCGGCGGTCGGCGGTGCCGCGGCGATCGATGCCGGTGCGGGCGAGGAAGACGATGTATTCGGCATCGACTGGAATCAGGAAGACGGGGGTGCCGAAGCCAAGGCGGCTTCGGGAGCAGGCTCCGTGGCTGATGGAGATGACGGATTCGACCTGGATACCGACAGCGAGCTCGAGGATTTGCTTCAGGACGATGGGGCGGATTTCGCGGAGACCAGCCGCGTCGAAGCGACGGACGACGTCGCTTTCGAGGTTGCGGCCGCCGGCGAGGACGCGCTCGAGGAGTTGAATTTCGATGCGGATTCCTCCGCCGTGGAGGATCTCCACGCGGAGTTGCCCGATCTGGGCGAGGTTGATTTTCCCGCCGGGGAGGATGTCGAGCTTCCAGCCCTGGACGAGCTTGATTTCGATGATCTTGGTGGGGAATCCCCTGACTCGGCGCTTGCACAGGACGAAACGCAGGAGGACACCTGGGGGGAAATAGATTTCGGCGAGGAGGATGAAAAGCCGCGCAAGGATAAAGCTGCCAAGGCCAAGGAGGAGGCCCCCGACCCTTTTGATCAACCGGAGCCTGCTGCCGCCGTGCAGGCTCCGGAGCTCGCTGAAACACCGGCGGAGGCAGATGCCGGCGCGGGCGTGCCGACGAACCCCGAGGCGCCACAGCTTTTGGTTTCCGAGGCGGCCGCGGCGCCCCTGCGCGCTTCCCTCGTCGCGCGCCTCGGTGCCTTCTGGCTCGATATGTTTTTGGTTACCGGGGCCTTTCTGCTGTTTCTGCTCAGCGCCACCCGGCTGCTCGCGCCACCCGGCGGCACCGCCCTGTTGCCGTCCCTGCCCGAACTGGCCGCCCTCTCCCTGCCTTATTATTTGCTGTTTTTTCTGGTCTGCTTCGGCTACTTCACCGCTTTTCATTTTTTTCTCGGACAAACCCCCGGAAAGATGCTCTTCGGGTTGCGCCTTGAAGGCAGCGAGGAGCAAGGTTTGCTTTTTTCCGAGGCATTTTTGCACAGCGTCGGGGGACTGATGAGTCTGCTGGTGCTGGGGGCGGGCTTTTTTCTGGCACTGCGGGATCCCGAGGGCCGCGGCTGGAACGATCGGATCGCGGGC
- a CDS encoding 16S rRNA (uracil(1498)-N(3))-methyltransferase — MRRFFVPAEQLRGAEVMLGGELEHHLGRVLRARVGDEVELLDGRGLCCRCRIEEFTKKGVRLRVITRAPVRERTLPIRLIQGLPKSDKMDLILQKGTELGVAAFTPWLAGRSVARPEPERRERRAQRWEKIVVEAAQQSRRALLPRLDAPMGLDEALCGDEDLRLLLWEEQSLPLAEILAGQKPRAAAVLVGPEGGLEAAEVERARAAGFIPVNFGPRILRTETAGFAVVSVLQYLYGDLGCAVAADPGIPTPKEAP, encoded by the coding sequence ATGCGGCGTTTCTTCGTCCCCGCCGAGCAGCTTCGCGGCGCTGAGGTGATGCTGGGCGGCGAGCTTGAGCACCATCTGGGCCGAGTGCTGCGGGCGCGGGTGGGTGATGAGGTCGAGCTGCTCGATGGCCGGGGTCTTTGCTGTCGCTGCCGGATCGAAGAGTTTACAAAAAAGGGCGTTCGCCTCCGTGTTATCACCCGCGCACCGGTCCGCGAGCGGACCTTGCCCATCCGTTTGATCCAGGGTTTGCCTAAAAGCGACAAGATGGACCTGATTTTGCAAAAGGGTACCGAACTGGGCGTGGCCGCCTTCACGCCCTGGCTGGCCGGCCGCAGCGTGGCGCGGCCGGAACCCGAACGTCGGGAACGCCGCGCGCAGCGGTGGGAAAAAATCGTCGTCGAAGCCGCCCAGCAGAGCCGCCGCGCCCTCCTGCCGCGGCTCGACGCGCCCATGGGCCTGGATGAAGCGCTGTGCGGTGACGAGGATTTGCGCCTGCTGTTGTGGGAGGAGCAAAGCCTACCCTTGGCCGAGATCCTGGCGGGGCAAAAACCTCGGGCCGCTGCCGTCCTGGTCGGCCCCGAAGGCGGGCTGGAGGCTGCGGAGGTCGAGCGGGCCAGGGCCGCGGGTTTTATTCCGGTCAATTTCGGTCCGCGTATTCTGCGCACCGAAACCGCGGGGTTCGCGGTGGTGAGCGTTTTACAGTATCTCTATGGGGACCTCGGTTGCGCCGTTGCGGCGGACCCTGGTATTCCGACACCCAAGGAGGCACCATGA
- the prmA gene encoding 50S ribosomal protein L11 methyltransferase: protein MDNKWLELHISVPAAAVDLVCAGLATLGSTGVRVFERQLDTFVAPDPDADAPESYPLRAYFPAEQDGDALLKCINEALGPLRAMFAHGWSEARLEAVSGDDWSESWKQHFPVFRVGKLVVRPSWEEVTAAPDEALLTLDPGMAFGTGTHATTRLCLEALVATLDTLDRAPRVLDVGTGSGILAIAAAMLGAGEVVACDLDAEACRVAQDNAAANGMAAAVEITSRPLEELGAGFDIVLANILAEENVRLAGELVARLAPGATLILSGILREKESLARRGFAPFGLEGPRLSERDEWICLTYRRAD from the coding sequence ATGGACAACAAATGGTTGGAACTTCATATCAGCGTGCCCGCCGCTGCCGTCGATCTGGTCTGTGCTGGGCTTGCGACCCTGGGTTCCACGGGCGTGCGGGTGTTCGAACGGCAGCTCGACACCTTTGTCGCCCCCGATCCCGACGCCGACGCTCCCGAGAGTTATCCGCTACGCGCCTATTTCCCCGCCGAGCAGGATGGTGACGCACTGCTGAAGTGCATCAACGAGGCCTTAGGCCCCCTGCGCGCCATGTTCGCGCACGGCTGGAGCGAGGCGCGCCTGGAGGCCGTGAGCGGCGATGATTGGTCGGAGAGCTGGAAACAGCACTTTCCCGTGTTTCGCGTCGGCAAACTGGTGGTGCGCCCCAGCTGGGAAGAGGTGACCGCCGCGCCGGATGAGGCGCTCTTGACCCTGGATCCCGGCATGGCCTTTGGCACCGGCACCCACGCCACTACCCGGCTGTGTCTGGAAGCGCTGGTCGCGACCCTGGACACCCTGGATCGAGCGCCGCGCGTGCTCGATGTCGGAACGGGGTCGGGCATTCTCGCCATCGCCGCCGCCATGCTCGGCGCCGGGGAAGTGGTTGCCTGCGATCTCGACGCCGAAGCCTGCCGGGTCGCACAGGACAATGCGGCCGCCAACGGAATGGCCGCGGCTGTGGAAATCACCAGCCGGCCCCTGGAGGAGCTGGGGGCCGGTTTCGACATCGTGCTCGCCAATATCCTCGCTGAGGAAAACGTGCGCCTGGCCGGCGAATTGGTGGCGCGCCTGGCGCCGGGTGCGACCTTGATTCTCTCGGGCATTCTGCGCGAGAAGGAGTCCTTGGCGCGCAGGGGCTTTGCTCCCTTTGGTCTGGAAGGGCCGCGCCTTAGCGAGCGCGATGAGTGGATTTGTCTCACCTATCGGCGGGCGGACTGA